ttatacgaaTGTAGGAACGGCGTGCCACAACGACtacttaatataaaaagaaaagcccTTGCACACTAAAAAACGGCGGTTAATGGTACCGCAACACCATTTTTTCGTGAAGTAAAAAATGcctttatgataaaataattactaactcattcaactttcaaaatttacactaattgataaattattatttttttctttctctctttttattaatgtaatatactaatttatatatttatgttatttataatatattttaaagcatgaaagattactaattatatgcatgtagGAACGACGTGCCACAAcggttaatttaattatatagataCTTCAtacttttcataaaattataaatacatcccctaaaattataattgaaattgaaaattcatattcttTCAGAAGTAAAACCTTATAAATAtctctaaatatattatattgacacCCCTAGGTgctgtacttataattttaaaaaggatAATCAATGTAtgtatagtttaatttaatttcagtgTGCGcagatataatttatattaaaaaaaaaagggaaacttttagatttttttgggtaaaaatgtaaaatgcaTTAGATCTAGACGTTcctattatgtaatatttatcgTGAATATACTATTTTGTTTTGATatgttcataaaataaaataaatattattaggtAAAATGTGAGCCAATCTCCCAAGatgttgattaattattatcaaagacccaatgaaaatgaaatatgaatGAATGCATTGAGGGGTCTACTTGAATTCCCATCTCCAGACCAacgtgaaaataaaatatataattaattaatgaaatcgAATAGACTAGATAAGCCTCTAGCCCCCCAACGGACAAAGCGCTAGAAAGAAACCCTCCTTCGCGCCTTCTTTATCTGCTTTCTCAACTGACCAACGAGGATCACGTTTCTTGCTCAGTTTCACCCTTGCAGTTAATTTATGTGTATTTATGTCAgtttatgtgaataattattttattttatgtgaattgatgtaatttatttattattattagtcgtattgatatattgattgaatagAATTATTACTCAATGTATGCAagatgatttattataatttattgataaaaaaattaattattattttttatatatgatgattaaaactaaaaatttaaggaaaaaaaggtAATGTAGTGAGGTGGGACCCACCTACAAATTTGCCAGAAAGACGAGAGAGCCCTTCAAAAATCGTGTTAATATCCTcaaactttattaatttattgcttttttACATAGTCGGATCAGGTTGACCGATCTAAATATgtcattttgtgtttttgattGTACAATGCATTTGGATCAACGATCTACAACTTACAGTTATTAATGTCACTTTGATATGACTGGTTCAAGTGGACCAAAACTATAAATAACCAAGCTGCAAATTGTTAAGAATGTAATGCTATTCACGCATTTATGCAATGGTTTTATCATCGAACAAATTAACCTTACTAAGTTGGGTTCAAATGAGTTTTAAATAGACCTTAGTTGTGCTTGCAAGACCTAATGCTCGTGTAAACGACTTGAGAACGGATTTAGATCGTTGATGTTtgtattagatttaatttttcaaatttcatggtactaaatttagttttcaaactacataggatttatgtaaaattatatcaaaccttaTGGAAGAacgagataattatatatcctTGTTCTAAATACCATTCAACTGTTGATTTTGAACGGATTAACAGAGATTGTTCACAAACGTTAGTTCCAACTGAAAAGTCATTCACAATAGACATAAATTAggttttttatatatgaaatcttACCATTTTCTAcaataacttatttatttaaatcaatccCAGTCATTTGAGTTTCGAAAGCCGCTTGCTCGAGAAACCCTAACGgtctaatataataaatgcaaGTTTTTGATTTATGTCTCAATTCAAATACacttaaaaaaatcttaacaGATCTCCGacacataaatatatcaataaaactATTTATTACATGCATACATCGATCATATAATCCAAtacaaaaacttcaaaatttattaccctaagaaatcaacaaaaaatctcaaaattcaaaatgttaTTATATGAATCACATTGCAAGATATTATTAGTCGTCACAGTACctcgtataattatacaaaggGTGAATTCTATTGGTAATCCCCGAAATAggatcaaattataaaaatattattatatttttgaaaatttgatgagCCGTTCCACTGCAGAAtaggtaaaattgaaaaaagtggaatacaaataaatgattCTCCGAGAATAGAGAAAAACAGCAAAGTAGAAGCTTCaagcaataaataataatttaatttaattaagtaaagaataaaaagaggCTAAAATAGTAGACCAAATTAAAAGATAGTGACAACATACGCCAATAATTGCGTTACTCCATTAcccaataacaaaaattaaatattccaaattaCCAATACCATATGTACTTCGCCACCCCCACATTCACATATGTACTCATTTAGGAAACCTCCTACCTATCCCCCTCCCCCCTCAACAATTCTCTGTCTTGCAGCCCAGGCTCAGATGGACGATGTCATGCCCGCCCCATCACCGTCTCAAGATCATCCCCTTCTCCGTCGCCGGAACTCCATCTCCGCTGCCATATCGGTTGCGCCGACCAAGCTCAGCCTCCTCGCCCACCACAACTCCTCTTCCTCcgccgccaccaccaccacctcgtCTTCATCCGATGATCTGGAGTTGCTGTCGATCAAGCCCACCTCCCTCAGCTATACTTCGCTGAAGGACCTCCTGCCTTTGGTCGCGGTCAACTCGCCCAAGCCCAATTCGGCTCACCAGGTGCAGCCGGGGTCCGACATCTGCATCCGTAACCGCCTCGTGAAGCAGGCCGCTTGGGCTTATCTCCAACCCATGTCCGCCTCTCCTGGTTCTTCGAGCAGCAACTTCTTCCACTGTCTCTGGCCGCGCGCCGCCGCCTTCTTTGACCTCGTCCGCCACAAGGTTATCCGGGCCCTCAAATGGGCGCTCCGCTTCATCCGGAGCTCCAGATAGCAACGGCCTAAAACGTGGTTTGTGTGACTACAAATACTAGTAATAGGTGATTGGATTCATACAAACAGGAATCTGCAATTTCATTTCCTCtgctttttttcttgatgTAATGGCGAAATTGAAATGTGTACGCAAACTACAAGGTCCAAATTGGGGGAAAAAataggaagaaaatgaaaattcaacaagaaaaaaaagataattcttattttttgtatttgtgatCGCATGATTTTGCTAATTGCTTTTGAAATGCGTGCTTCTTCGGCCCTGGCCAGGACTAGGAGTGTGTGAATCGTGNNNNNNNNNNGGATAAATTGTGTTTGTTTGTGAAGCTGAACTTTAATTGACGAGTGCTTGGGTGTTCCATCACGGCGGGGAGTGGACGGTCCGGGCGTCGGAATGGGCG
This Sesamum indicum cultivar Zhongzhi No. 13 linkage group LG5, S_indicum_v1.0, whole genome shotgun sequence DNA region includes the following protein-coding sequences:
- the LOC105161721 gene encoding uncharacterized protein LOC105161721; its protein translation is MYSFRKPPTYPPPPSTILCLAAQAQMDDVMPAPSPSQDHPLLRRRNSISAAISVAPTKLSLLAHHNSSSSAATTTTSSSSDDLELLSIKPTSLSYTSLKDLLPLVAVNSPKPNSAHQVQPGSDICIRNRLVKQAAWAYLQPMSASPGSSSSNFFHCLWPRAAAFFDLVRHKVIRALKWALRFIRSSR